Within the Leptospira ryugenii genome, the region GCATCCCATCCAAAGTAAGGTATGCAAGCGTATCTACACGTAGGTATTTACGGATCTCCTCAATAGAATGAGTAGCTGCAATCAATTCTTTATGGGTCGGAATATCAATGCCGTAATAACAAGGAGAAACAGTTGGTGGAGCAGAAACTCGAAAATGAATCTCTTTTGCGCCAGCCATACGGATCATTTTAATAATTTTTCGGCTTGTGGTTCCACGCATCACGGAATCATCGATAACGACGACGCGCTTTCCATCAACGACCTCTTTTACCACATTGTATTTGATTTTTGCGCCGAAGTCCCGAATCTTTTGGTCCGGCTCAATAAAGGTCCTACCGATGTAATGGGAACGAATCAAACCACTCTGGTAAGGAATCCCAGATTCTTCCGAATATCCTAAAGCTGCGATGTTAGCAGAATCTGGAACAGGTATAATCACATCTGCCTCGACTGGCATAACACGCGCTAACTGCCTACCGAGAGATTTTCTGACCTTATAGACAGACTCTTCAAAAATGTAAGAGTCTGGTCTTGCGAAGTATATGTATTCAAAAATACAAAGACTTGGTTTTGCTTTTGGAAATGGATAGAGTGATCGCATACCTGTATGGTCTATGACAATCATTTCACCCGGTTCTACATCGCGCACATATTCGGTTTCGGTGATATCAAAAGCACAAGTTTCGGAAGCGAACACAATCGCACCATCTGATCGTTTTCCCATCACTAAAGGGCGAAAGCCATTTGGGTCACGAACCGCAACCAAATAGCGAGGGGTTAATACCAAAAGTGAGTAGGCTCCTCTAACCTGTGATAAAGATTCACAGAGCGCCTCTAAGAGGTCTGTCTTGTGGCTTTTTGCCATTAAATGTACGATGACTTCTGAATCGATAGTGGTTTGGAAAATGGAGCCATCTCTTTCCAATCGATTTCGGATGTCCCAAGAATTGACTAAGTTTCCATTGTGCGCAAGGGCGATTGGACCTAGGTGAGATTCGACTCTCACAGGTTGCGCATTCCGGAGAAAACTAGCACCTGTTGTGGAATAACGATTGTGTCCTATGGCTGCCTCGCCGATGAGTTCTCTTATTTTAGGTTGGGTAAATATATTGGCAACCAGACCCATGTTCGCATATCGGTAGAGGTGCGCTCCATCGGTGGAAACAATCCCACTGGATTCCTGACCACGGTGTTGCATGGAGTACAATCCGAGATACGTGAAATTAGCCGCTTCCTTGCTATTGTAGATGCCGAAAATGGCACATTCTTCTTTTGGTTTGTCAGATTGAAGAATCATTGTTAGAATGACAATTGCAGTATTTCTAAAATCACCATTAGATGCAAACCAATTCCAACTATATTCTTGTTGATACGCCGAAAGCTTTAGAACTAGCCTTGCTCAATCTCAGGCAGTCAAAAGTTTTGTCAATTGACACCGAATCTTCCGGATATTACACATATTATCCACGTGTTTGCCTTATACAGATCAATTCTCGGGGAAAAAACTACCTAATCGACCCGCTTCGGATCTCGAATTTGTCATCTCTCGGGCCTCTCTTTCTTGACCCAGAGATTCTCAAGATTTTTCACTCGGCCCAAGACGATATCAAAGCTCTCAAAAGAGATTTTTCCTATGAGTTTGTCAATGTTGCGGACACAATGATTAGCTCTAGGCTCCTATCCATGGAACAAAGCTCCTTATCGTACTTAGTTGAATACTACCACAAAGTTACTCTTTCCAAAGTTGAACAAAAATCCAATTGGGAGACGAGACCTCTACAAAAACAACAGCTTAGGTATGCGGCTTCGGATACAGCTTATCTGGAATCGATTTGGCTGAAGATGGAAGAGGAATTGAAAAAACGAAATCTGCTAGACGAAGCAAAGTCAGAATTTGCATTCACAGCGCAGGAAGCCTATGTGGCAAAGGAAGGAGAGGGATTTTCCCTCGCAAAGTTTCCCGATATCTTAAATTTTACTCCCCTTGAAAGGAGAAAGATCTTGGAGCTTTTGCGCTACCGCGATGAAAAAGCAAAGCGGATAAACAAAGCCAGCTTTCGAGTCTTTGGAAATGATAAACTCGCACAATCTGTAAAAGAAGAACCCAACGAAGAAAAATGTATGGAATGGTTTGGAAAGAAAGATGGAGCAGAGATTTATAAACTTTTGATCAGTGAATACAATGATCCTATCGAAGCTTCCGAGCTTACCAAACGACATGGTGAAGATCTAAATGAAGAAGAAGATAAAAAATTCCAATTGGCTAAGAAATGGCGACTGCGCATCATGAGGATTCGAAGGATGGAACATTCATTACTTCCGTCTAACAAACAGCTCATCGCTATTCTAAAAGCAAACCCACAAAATGTAGAAGAGCTCAGGGGTTTAAAAATCTTTTCTGACTGGAAAGTTGAAAATTATGGACCTTCCCTGATTGCCGCTTTAAGTGGTTCCAATTATGATAGTCTTCTCCAAAAACTCACACCGATTCGTTCCAAAGAAGCCTTCATCGCAAAAAGAAAAAAAAAGCAAGCCAAACAGCAAGCAGAAGGATGAATCTCGACTTAGGACGCATCCGCTCTGAACTAAACCAAGGATGGAATGAGCTGCCAAATACAACAGAAATCGTTTCTTCTGTGGTTGTGCCAATCTTCCATACCCAAGAAGGCGAACATGGATTTATCTTAACCCAGCGTTCCCAACACCTCAAATCTCATCCGGGACAGATTTCTTTTCCAGGTGGAGTCAAGGATCCCGAAGATTCAGATCTTTTGTCTTGTGCCCTGAGAGAATGGGAGGAAGAGATGGGAGTCTCTCGCACTCAAATCGAAATCATAGGAAAGCATGAACATCTGCTAACCAGAACAGGATTTCATATTACTCCTTTTTTGGGGATCTATTCCGGTGATTTCCAATTTTCCTATAATAGAGATGAAGTAGAAAAGGTGATTCTCCTTCCAATCAAAAGTCTTTGGAATGCTCCCTTTTACCAAATTCAAATCCCCAACCGTGGGCCAGAAAATACGGCTTACTATTTTGATCTAGATGAAGGATTGCTTTGGGGGGCCACATGTGAATTGATTCTCCGATTCCTAAGACATTATGCCTCCTTCCAACGTGAGCCAAATCTCGTGAAGCCAAATCTCAATACTCCTCCCTTTTTCCGCCCCCCAAGAAACTAAGGTAAGTTTTTGAATCGGCCGACATTCATAGTGTGATCCATTCACTTCCTCCATTCAGATATTTTATCTTTTTACTTTTCATCTGTTTGCCGATTTGGATGATCCAGCCAAATACGCCTAATAAAAGATATGTGATAATATTAGATGCGAGTGGTTCAATGGCCGAAAAGTTAGACGGTATCTCTCGTATGGCCTTGGCAAAGGAACAACTTCAACGATTTCTAAGTAAACTTCCCTATGATGCTGAAGTTGGCTTAGTTGCCTATGGCAACCGAATACCTGGCTGCGACTCCGCTCGTCTTTACCATCCGATACGTAGAGGAAGTAGTTTTTCCGTAATGGGCAAACTAGGAAACTTAATACCGGCTGGCTCTACTCCCATTGCCTCTACGATCGATATTGTGGGAGAACATCTACTCAATGAGAGAGAGGAAACCCAGATCCTTTTGATCTCAGACGGAATCGAAAGCTGTGATGGAGACCCGATTGCAAGCTTGCAACGCATTAAGGTGCGCGGAAAAAAATTCAAACTCCATGTCTTAGGAATCTCATTGGATGCCAGATCTGAAGATGAAATGCGTTCCCTAAGTCTTGCGGGCAATGGATCTTATTTTTCGATTCGAGAAAGGGAGGACATAGCGATAGCCTTCCAAAGTTTTGAGCAGGCAAAGGTAAAAATAGAAACCGTTGTTAGTTCGCCCAAACCTAGTGAACCTAAAATCAAAATTGTAAGCATTTTACCCTATTCTGAATCAAATTCGTACATTGTAAGATACGAATATGAAGGAATTCTTTCGCACCAAGAATACTTGGCGAAGTTGATGGTCTTTCCGAGAGAAAAGAAAAGTGTCCTAAACCAAATCCCTCCTTCGGATTTAATCCAATTAGAAGTGCAATCCTTGTCTGAATCCAAAGGTAGTGGGAAAATTGTCTTACATTTAGCAAAATCGATCGATTCGCTTGCGCAAATGGAACTTTGGGATATGCATGGGATTCCTTCCCGCATGGCAAAATCGGAGTTAAATCTTTTACAGAACTTTCAGCCTTAAACCGACATAATAAGTATGAAGTTGCTGGCCATAGTATTCTCGATTAGCCTATTTTGCTCTAACCAAGCTCTCTTTTCCCAAACGAACCAAAAGGTAGGGCAAGTTTTCAAAGAAGAGGAAAGAAAAGCAGGGGAACTCCATTACAAACGAGCGCTAGAAAGCTTTGAAGATCGAAACTATACAAAGGCTTTAGAGGAGCTAAAGCTATTTCTGGTTCTCTACCTCCGGCACCCAAAAGAGTGGGAAGCGAGGAAATTGCTCTCTAGGACTCACAAAAAGAGGGGCGATCTCTTAGCTTTGGCAGAAAATGAGCTACAAATGTACAAAGATTATCCGAATACTGAGGAGGGTCTCGATGCATATCTCGAATCAGCACGTGCTTGGATCCGTCTTGGAAAGGAAGAAAAAGCACAAAATATTCTGTTGGATATAACGAAAAATACCTATTCGTCGAAAATTGCGCAAGAAGCGGAACTGGAACTTTCCCAATTAGAAATTTTAAAAGAATCCAAAAATAAGTAATTTTTAGGAAAATATTGCCTCTATGATCTCCGATAATAAAGTAGTCAACGGTTACGTAGAGAAAAGCTAACAATGTCATTTTTTCAAATGGTTACCTTCCCAGCAAACTCCTACATCATTGTAGAGGGAAAGAAAGATGCGAATAATTTTTATATCATTCGCGAAGGGAAGGTACGTATTACAAGAGAAACAGCAGTTGTCGGAGAGGATCCTAACCAGGTTCTTGGACCGGGAGACTTTTTTGGTGTTGTCGCAGCCATGAGCCAACATGCTCAAATCGAATCCGCCACATCGCTTACCAATGTATCTTTAATCTCTGTCAGCTACGACCAATTTGGAACCCTCATCCAAAAGTCGACAGCGGTTGCGATGAACATCATTCGATTTTTTTCGATGAAGCTCCGTCAGTTCGATACTACCATCACTCGACTTTCCTTTCGTAATGCCGTTGAGGAAGATCCGAACGAATTGTTCAAAATCGGTGAGTACTATTTCCAACAGCAAAATATGTCTCATGCGACTTTTGCTTACCAAAGTTATTTGAAACACTTACCCAGCGGTCAGTTTGTACCGCAGGCCAAACTTCGCTTACAAACCATGAACCAGCCTTTCCAAGGCGCGGTGATCGATTATACAAAATTCAATCGTACCTACAAAGACAATGAAATGATCTTTTGTGAACATGAGCCTGGAAAGGAATTGTTCATTTTACAGGCCGGAAAGGTCAAAATCTCCAAAATCGTTAACCAAAACGAAGTGATGTTAGCTGTATTACAAGCGGGCGACATTTTTGGAGAGATGGCTATTTTGGATAATAAGCCTCGATCTGCGTCCGCGATTGCCTCTGGAGATGTGGAATTGTTAGCCATTAACAAAGCAAACTTCGAGGGGATGGTAAAGGCTCAGCCTCAACTTGCGACTCGTTTGATTACCCTTCTCTCCGAGCGAATTTGGACAGCTTACAAACAATTAGCCAATCTTATGTTAAAAGACTCCCAAGCTAGGATTGTGGACACACTCCTCACATTGAGCGAAAAAAATAGAGTCAAGATTGCCCCCAAACAGGCATACAACTTTGAGATAGGTACTAAGGATCTACTTAAAATGGTGGGTCTTACTGATCCGAAAGACGAACTACTCATTGCAGACATTATGAAACAAAACAAATTTATTCGCCTGGACATGGGAAAAATCGTATGTTCCGACATGGCAGAGTTAGAAAAACTCGTCCAATTCTACCATAAAAAGGCGAGTATGGAGAACAAACTTAAGAAATTGAAATAATTTCTTCTTGCGTTTTCTATCGAATAGCCTGTCTTATTGTGTGAACTAGAATGAACGAAAAAATACAAATCGAAGAAAAGGGCAATACCATCCATATCAAGTTTATGG harbors:
- the purF gene encoding amidophosphoribosyltransferase, translating into MILQSDKPKEECAIFGIYNSKEAANFTYLGLYSMQHRGQESSGIVSTDGAHLYRYANMGLVANIFTQPKIRELIGEAAIGHNRYSTTGASFLRNAQPVRVESHLGPIALAHNGNLVNSWDIRNRLERDGSIFQTTIDSEVIVHLMAKSHKTDLLEALCESLSQVRGAYSLLVLTPRYLVAVRDPNGFRPLVMGKRSDGAIVFASETCAFDITETEYVRDVEPGEMIVIDHTGMRSLYPFPKAKPSLCIFEYIYFARPDSYIFEESVYKVRKSLGRQLARVMPVEADVIIPVPDSANIAALGYSEESGIPYQSGLIRSHYIGRTFIEPDQKIRDFGAKIKYNVVKEVVDGKRVVVIDDSVMRGTTSRKIIKMIRMAGAKEIHFRVSAPPTVSPCYYGIDIPTHKELIAATHSIEEIRKYLRVDTLAYLTLDGMHDAVAGHKGGGFCDACFTSNYPVEFQNHVGNQKSLFTEYSTEE
- a CDS encoding ribonuclease D, producing the protein MQTNSNYILVDTPKALELALLNLRQSKVLSIDTESSGYYTYYPRVCLIQINSRGKNYLIDPLRISNLSSLGPLFLDPEILKIFHSAQDDIKALKRDFSYEFVNVADTMISSRLLSMEQSSLSYLVEYYHKVTLSKVEQKSNWETRPLQKQQLRYAASDTAYLESIWLKMEEELKKRNLLDEAKSEFAFTAQEAYVAKEGEGFSLAKFPDILNFTPLERRKILELLRYRDEKAKRINKASFRVFGNDKLAQSVKEEPNEEKCMEWFGKKDGAEIYKLLISEYNDPIEASELTKRHGEDLNEEEDKKFQLAKKWRLRIMRIRRMEHSLLPSNKQLIAILKANPQNVEELRGLKIFSDWKVENYGPSLIAALSGSNYDSLLQKLTPIRSKEAFIAKRKKKQAKQQAEG
- a CDS encoding NUDIX hydrolase is translated as MNLDLGRIRSELNQGWNELPNTTEIVSSVVVPIFHTQEGEHGFILTQRSQHLKSHPGQISFPGGVKDPEDSDLLSCALREWEEEMGVSRTQIEIIGKHEHLLTRTGFHITPFLGIYSGDFQFSYNRDEVEKVILLPIKSLWNAPFYQIQIPNRGPENTAYYFDLDEGLLWGATCELILRFLRHYASFQREPNLVKPNLNTPPFFRPPRN
- a CDS encoding vWA domain-containing protein, with translation MIILDASGSMAEKLDGISRMALAKEQLQRFLSKLPYDAEVGLVAYGNRIPGCDSARLYHPIRRGSSFSVMGKLGNLIPAGSTPIASTIDIVGEHLLNEREETQILLISDGIESCDGDPIASLQRIKVRGKKFKLHVLGISLDARSEDEMRSLSLAGNGSYFSIREREDIAIAFQSFEQAKVKIETVVSSPKPSEPKIKIVSILPYSESNSYIVRYEYEGILSHQEYLAKLMVFPREKKSVLNQIPPSDLIQLEVQSLSESKGSGKIVLHLAKSIDSLAQMELWDMHGIPSRMAKSELNLLQNFQP
- a CDS encoding tetratricopeptide repeat protein, with amino-acid sequence MKLLAIVFSISLFCSNQALFSQTNQKVGQVFKEEERKAGELHYKRALESFEDRNYTKALEELKLFLVLYLRHPKEWEARKLLSRTHKKRGDLLALAENELQMYKDYPNTEEGLDAYLESARAWIRLGKEEKAQNILLDITKNTYSSKIAQEAELELSQLEILKESKNK
- a CDS encoding Crp/Fnr family transcriptional regulator; the encoded protein is MSFFQMVTFPANSYIIVEGKKDANNFYIIREGKVRITRETAVVGEDPNQVLGPGDFFGVVAAMSQHAQIESATSLTNVSLISVSYDQFGTLIQKSTAVAMNIIRFFSMKLRQFDTTITRLSFRNAVEEDPNELFKIGEYYFQQQNMSHATFAYQSYLKHLPSGQFVPQAKLRLQTMNQPFQGAVIDYTKFNRTYKDNEMIFCEHEPGKELFILQAGKVKISKIVNQNEVMLAVLQAGDIFGEMAILDNKPRSASAIASGDVELLAINKANFEGMVKAQPQLATRLITLLSERIWTAYKQLANLMLKDSQARIVDTLLTLSEKNRVKIAPKQAYNFEIGTKDLLKMVGLTDPKDELLIADIMKQNKFIRLDMGKIVCSDMAELEKLVQFYHKKASMENKLKKLK